The stretch of DNA AATGCTTTAAGTGCTTTATTTCTTTACCTATTCTTGACTTATATGATATGGCAGCATGGCAAAATCCAGAAAATTTCGCCCTTTGGTTAACAATGGTTCTGATTGTTATCACAATGTTGATTATAACCTTTGTATCCTTTACAAAAATGTACTTTTCCCGCATTCTCAAGGAACAGCAAAAGTTACAAAAAGCAATGGTGGCACATCAACAACAGTTGTTGGAGGATAGCGTTTTAGTTCAAGAACGAGAGCGTACTAGGATTGCTGCGGATTTGCACGATGATCTAATTTCCAAACTCAATATATCTTTATTGAGTTTGCATACAACCAAAGACATCAATAGCGTCAGTACCTTGTTGCAAGATAGCATTGCTTTGGCACGGCAAATTTCACATGATTTAAGCCCACCAATGTTGCAACAAAGTAGTTTAAAGGAATTAATTGAAGATTTCATTTTTCCAATTAAAGAAAGTCATTCTATACATTTTTCGCATGCTTTAAGTACTCCATATATGTTGACATCAGATACCAAACTACAGGTGTTCAGAATTTTTCAAGAAGCAATCAACAATACGCTCAAACATGCTCAAGCGACACAACTACAAGTTCATTTACGCCTAAGTCCTAATTTACTAGCCGTACAAGTACTTGACAATGGGGTTGGGTTTGATAGTTCTTCTTCCAAGAAGGGCTTGGGCTTAAAAAACATTGCCCTAAGAAGTCAAATACTGAATGGTCACTTTAGATTTAGTACCCCTAATAATCAAGGCAGCTCTTTTTTATTCTATCTCAAACAACCGTTATTAGAACGTCCAAAACAATAAATATATGACTATCGAGAAAAATATTATCCAACTTGCAATTGTAGACGACGAACAACTGATTGTAAAATTATTAGAAGGATTTTTTACACAACAGGCTAATGTAAATGTTTTTTTATCGGCATTTAGTGGCGAAGAATTCCTAGAAGAATTAGAAAAATCTGAACAGCTTCCAGATATTGCCTTACTTGATTTGAGAATGAAAGAACTTGATGGCATAGAATTAACAAGTATTCTAAAGGAAAAATACCCCTCTATTAGAATCATAGTCATCTCCTCCTATTACAAAAAATACTTTATGGGCTATATGTTAAAAACAGGTGTTAGCGCATTTTTACCTAAGGGGATCTTGCCTACAGAACTGCTTAAGATCATTGAAACAATCAATCAAGAGGGCTATTATTTTTTACCAGAACAAGTAGATATGATGCGCACCCAAATCGCTCCTAAAGCTCCTAAACCCAAACTTAGTATAGAGGCAACCCTGACTTCTCGTGAAAAAGAAGTACTGCAACTCATTTGTCAACAATATACAGCACAAGAAATTGCGAATAAACTTTTTATTACAAAACGAACGGTTGAAGGGCACAAAAACAAATTATTGTCTAAGATAGGCGTAAAAAATACAGCTGGCTTGATTATTTATGCGATCCAAAAAAATATTGTTGATATCCAATCTTTACAGATATAGTAATGGAGGGCTAATTAGAACAATCTAGTTTGCATTTCTAAAAAGCTAGAGGCAGCTCATACCAAACAAGCCCCTTTAGTTGTAAAAAATGGAAGGAGTAATTTTGAGTAGTTAAATTTGAGATGATATAAATCTAATCAAATATGTATTGAAAAAACATTCTTGGTCATATACAAAAGCATTGTTATCAGTACTAGTAAATAAGGTTTGTACAAGAAGATCAACATATATACAGCTATTTTTTTTTCGTGATGTCATTCTTAAATAACAACCTCTTTCATGCTATGCTTTAGTTGCTATAGATCTTCAGTATTAATTCTTCCTGAAATTTAATTCTACTTTTTAAATCATCAATCCTATTCCTCAACTCAAGAATCAAGATATCCTTGGGTTCACCAAATAGTTGATCATCGTCAGTATTTATAGTATATTTTTGATTTTTAGATCTAATTATTTCATCTGATCGATCTTCTACATCTAAAATAGACTTATCTTTAGAAATATCTTCTTTTGCAATATCTACAAGCACCATTGTGTTTAAGTCAACATCAAGATAATTGACGATTCGAACAATAGTATTAAGATTCGGCAAACTTGTGTTTGTTGCATAGTTTGAGATTGTATTGACACTTATATTCAAAAACTTAGCTAAGTCTTGCCTAGACTCATTTTTCTTTTTTAATAGGTATCCAAGATTTTTTCCAAAAAATATTTTCACAATTTACTTGATTTTATTATCGATTTATTTGATTATATCAAATAAATCGATTTAATTTGTAAACATAAGACAAACACAATGGACCCTAACCATGTGATAAAAATATATTCCACACAAAACAATTGAACTTAAGTATCATAATACTTTCAAGGGGGATGGTTATAATTGAGTTTTACTATAGCCACTACAAATGACTATCGAGTTGTTTTCAGCTAGAGCTATGAAACACGCTATATCTGCCTCCAATTGTGGGTATTGGGAAAACACTAATGGACAAATATTCCAACATTTACCTTATTACACCAATTTGCCATTAATTACATATGTTTTCCATCAAACTTTTTTACATAATCTTAATAATACAATTATTAAATTATGAGGGAATATTTTAATTACGGTTCTATTTATTCATTACTCTGCTTCAATATTTTTATCAAGCTGATAATCAACAATATATAACTTTACCAACTAAAACATTAAAACATTGGCTATCAACTTAACACAAGATACCTTTTTATATTTTTTGTTAGCTATCTCATGAACATAGCAAGCTAAAAAACTAAAAACTGTCTCATTAGCAGAACGAATAATTAGCGAAGTAATACTTATTAATAGGTAAAATCAAATTCACACTATTTTTAATTAAAGGGCATAATCACTATTTTTCTGTTTAATATTCTATCATAAATTTAAAGAAAACAATTTCAAAAAATAAAATTGATAATTAGTGAATTTTCTGTTTGGGCAATTTTATTTTATTTCTTTTATACCATCTATATTAATCTTATAATACAATCTTCTTCATTAAAGGAGTTTATTATTCATAATATTTCATCTAAGATAAAATACTAATTCTAATATATCTAGTTAAGAACTATATAATTAACAGCAATCTTTATTTAAGTAGCTCTTCTTTTGTAGAAAAGCAAAATACATTTAGGATATTCCCCTGTTTGCTTTTTAATTATATATAAGTAGCACCCAAAATCACCTTTCATCCCCAATGTTGATGTTCAGTAAAGCAACCTTGTCCCAAGGTTGCTTTTTTATATTAAATATCCTCTATCAAAACATCAAAAACTCATCTCAGAGCTATATCTTAGCTTTTAATTTCGTTACTAATAAAGAATGGCTTTGTCCTATACCTTGATCCATTCCCCTTTTTTGATGAAAATTTGTATTTTAAGCTCTTCTCATCACAGTTATTTACCACCAACAACCAAATAAAAATGTGCTGAGGAGAGGACAAATACGCAAAGAAAACCCAAACTTAATAAACTTTAGGTACTCAAAAAAAATAATAACACTTAGATATAATGGCAAAATTTGATGGTATAGATATAATTGAAAACGAACTGTACGAGGATAGCCCAGAAGGTGATGCAGAATGGTTAGCGACAAGGTTTGAAATAAAAGCCATGCTGGGACTTGAAAAACTCCCTAATCTTCAAGGCATTCTATTTGCAATAGGGCTCCAAGAGTTAGGGCAAATACGCAATAGTTTTACCAAAGAAGAGCGGCAAGATTTAATGCATATTGCGGTATGCCGTCTATTAAGTTATGACAATTATTATGAACTTGAAGGTTATGATGATGATGGCTGGCCACATTGGAAACAACTTGCAGTTCCTCCCGCTGGACGTGTTCCTCAAGAAACATTGCTCAAAAGAAAAATTTCAGAATATATCCAACATGTAAAGAATAGTTAAACCATGCAAAAAATAATTTATGTTCTCTTTGGTCTTGGGCTTTTTTTTGCAGCCTGTACAAATAGCTCAACTCCCCCAGATCTTGTAATAGAACAGCCCCGTACAAAAGTTTCTATTCAGACACAATATGGAGAAATGCTGATCGAACTATTTAATGAAACCCCCAAACACCGAGATAATTTCTTAAAACTGGTGAAAGAAGGTTTTTATGATAGTTTATTGTTTCATCGTGTGCAACCCAACTTTATGATCCAAGGTGGAGATCCTGAATCCAAAGGAGCTGTTGCTCCAGATTATTGGTTGGGCAATGGAAATACCAAAGATAGAATTCCTGCAGAGCTCAATTCTAAGTTTATCATGCGTCAAGGTGCCCTCTGTGGTTTTCATAAAGGAGTAGGGCATCAGCCTGACAAATCTTCTAATGGTTCTCAGTTCATGATTATTCATGGTCAGGCACTCAAAGCTTATCAAGTAAAGGAGATTTCATTAAAAAATAAAGTAAATTATACTCCTGAACAAATTCACTTATACGAAATGTATGGGGGAACGCCTCAATATGACAATACTTACACTGTGTTTGGTCAAATTATAAAGGGAATGAACGTCCTAGATAAAATTGTTCAAGCTAAAACACATCGTTCTGTTGATCCTACATTGCCCGACCGACCAATAGAAGATATCCGAATGATTGTCAACATAGTTGAAAAATAAATCTGGCGAATCAAGACGCAAAAAAGCTATATCAAGTTGATAAAACACTTAAAACGGCTCAAGAATGGCATCGTTGATTGATCTCTTGCAATTTAAATAATCTTAATGATGAGTAAGAAAAAAAAATCCACTAAAAAGAAAACTATAGAAGCCCCTGCTTCGTCAAAAAGCAAAACAAATCAAAAAAAAGTAGCAGCCTCTCCTCCCATCAAGAGCATTAAACTCGAAGATTCTTTTTGGGTCAACCACCAAATGCACCTTATCCTAATCTTTGTATTAAGCTGTGCTTTGTATGCCAACACCTTGTTCCATCAATATGCGGTAGATGATAGTATTGTAATTTTGCGCAACAAATTTACCAAAAAGGGATTCGCAGGGATGCCTGGCATTTGGGGAGAAGATACCTTCACTGGTTTTTTCGGTAGCAAAAGGAATTTAGTTGCAGGTGGGCGTTACCGTCCTCTGTCAGTGGCAACCTTTGCTATAGAATTGCAACTCTTCGGCAGTCCAATTGTCGATCGTGAAGGAAAAGTAGTGTTGGATGCGGATGGAGATGTCAACTACCAAGGAAGTCCCTTTGTTAGCCACTTTTTTAATTTATTGCTTTATGCTTGGCTCTGTGTTGTGATTTATTTGATGCTGTTGCAGATGTTCAACCCTGAACGAGACAAAAATAACATCAAGGGGTATTTCATCGCCCTAGCGGGAGCCTTGCTTTATGCCACCCACCCCATTCACACAGAAGCCGTCGCCAATATCAAAGGACGAGATGAAATTATGGTTTTACTAGGATCTGTATTGGCGGTTTATTGGATTCTAAAAGCTGCTGCTCAAGAAGCTGAAAAGGCACTCTTGTACCAAATAGCTGCTGCTATAGCTTTTGTTTTTGCCATCTTTTCTAAAGAAAATGCTGTAACCTTTTTAGCTATTATTCCTGCGGCTTTATATTTTTTCACAAAAAAAGATCTTCCCAATATAGCGATACAGACCTTGCCTTACTTAGCAATTGTGCTAGGCTTTTGGTTTGGTGTTCGAGCCCCTATATTAGGTGATGCAGGAGCTGTAGTTGGCTCAGGCAATGCACCAGCAACAGAGTTAATGAATGACCCTTTCCTAAAAATAGAAAACAATAGATACGTTTCATTTACCACAGGAGAGCGATTGGCTACGGTTTTGTATACCTGGATAGAATATATCAAATTGCTGATTTTTCCCCATCCACTAACCAATGATTATTACCCCAAACACATTCGCACCGACCAAGATATTATCCCTAGCTTTCAGATGGCAAAAGTTATGCTATCGGTTTTTGTCCACTTGGTGATGGGTTTACTTTTAGTCTTAGGTACCCTCAAAAGAAAGGCATATGCCTTCTTTATTTTATTCTATTTGGCAACCTTTTCTGTCGTATCCAATTTAATTTTCCCAATTGGTAGCAATATGGCAGAACGTTTTATGTTTTTGCCATCTGTTGGATTTAGTGCCTTGTGTGCAATGGGTTTATACGAGTTGGTTCGCAGGGCGCTGACCAAAGGGGGAAGCTTGGTAGATGCCTTAAAGCCTCCTGCTACTGTTCTGGCAATTGCTTGTGTCCTTTATTCAGCCAAAACAGTTGTGCGAAATTTTGCGTGGTATGATGATTATACCTTATTTACTACAGACATTCACAATTCGCCTTATAGTGCTAAATTAAATAATGCCGTTTCTGGTGTACTGCAAGATCGAGCCAATAAAACAGCAGATAGAAATCAACGAAAAGGACTTGTAAAAGAGGCTTTACAAAAATCTCTGATCGCTACTCAATTGCATCCTACTTATAATAATGCTTGGTTGTTAAGAGGAAATGCTAATGTTATGTTGGGAGGGATTACCGAAAAAGAAGGTGCCCAAAATCAAAACGCCGCTTCAAGAACAACCTTATTCAAACAAGCATTAGCTTATTATGATGCGGGGATCAAAGCCTATAATGAGGTTATGCGCTTGCGTCCTGACCATCCCGATGTTAAGCGTAACTTTGGTGTTGTATATCGAGATCGTGGCAAGCTCTTAGGGCAACATTTGCGACAATTGGATGCTTCTATGGCTTCTATTGAAAAATCTCTGACTTATTCCAAACAGGACTTTGAAAGTTTTCGCTTATTGGGCGTTGCCTATGGTATGAAAGGAATGCAGTTGCAGCAGATGGGCAAACAAACAGAGGGCGTTGCTTCCCATTATAAGGCCATCAGCTATTTTGAAAAAGCAGTTGAAATGAGCCCGAATTCTGTGCCAATTCTCTATAATTTAGAAATTGCTTATCGTCATCTCAATCAAATGGAAAAGGTAGCGGAGTATCACAATCGCTGGAAAGAAATTGATCCAAATTACGATCCATCTAAACAGCAATAATTTTTTTTACAGTTCATTAAACCTTAGGGCAAAACCTGAGTCTTAGTAGCTGTAAATCAAATACTCCAACACAAAATTACATATCATGAAGATCAAAAATTTTCTATTGACGCTAATTGCTATAACTGCTTTTGCTTTTAATGCCGATGCTCAGACCACCAAAAAAGAAGTTACTAAAAAACAAGTGAATCAAAATGCCCGTATCCACCAAGGCGTTCGATCTGGAGAGCTTACCAAAAGAGAAACTAAACAGCTAAAGGCTCAACAAAGAGACATCAACCAAACCAAGAGAGCTGCCAAAGCAGATGGAAAAGTAACGGCAAAAGAACGGGCAACTATTAAACATAAACAAACAAAAGCTAGTGCTAATATTGCTCGTAAAAAGAACAATAATAAAAGTCGATAGGTAGCTACTTATTGCTTCAAAATTTTTAGATCAACCACTTACCGATTAAGTGGTTGATTTTTTTTTATATTGCAACTTTTATGTTCATAATCTATGCGCTAAAAAATCAATAGACTATTGTTATTTACTCAAAAATAAAACATCACAATGAACGCAATTATAACAGGAGCAACCAAAGGTATTGGCAAAGCAGTTGCCGAATTATTAGCAAAAAACGGTTTTAATGTTGCTATTTGTGCTCGTACACAAACCGATGTAACTGCCTTAAAAACATCTCTTGAACAAGAACATGGAATACAGGTAATTGCTCAAGCAGTTGATATGTCTCAAAAAGAAGCGGTTAAATCTTTTGTGGCGCACATCCAACAAACATGGAAAACCATTGATATTTTGGTTAATAATGCAGGAGTTTTTATTCCTTGTGACTTGGCGAATGCTGACAATGAAGCAGCTTTTGAAATGATGATGGACCTAAACCTCTATAGCACTTATTATATGACACAAGGAATTCTTCCGATGATGACGGCTCAAAACAAAGGGCATATTTTTAACATCTGTTCCATTGCTAGTATTATGCCTTATGGAGCTTACGCCGTCTCTAAACATGCTATGTTAGGATTTTCTAAAGTATTGCGAGAAGAAGTCAAAGACAAGGGAGTGCGTGTAACGGCAATGATGCCTGGTGCAACCTATACTGCTTCTTGGGAAGGAACCGATTTGCCACAAGAGCGTTTTATGAAAGCAGATGATATTGCTCAGTCTTTGTTAGATATCTATCAACTTAGTGACCGAACAGTTGTAGAAGAAATTATTCTAAGACCTCAATTGGGGGATATATAAATTGTTGCCAATAAGGCTAAAAGAAGAAACCTAACTTAGTGGGAGCTAAGTTAGGTCAAAAACATACTATCTAATCTATAAAAACACACTTCTTTAGTCAATTTTGAGAACTCCACTTGTTGTGAAGTTGTATGTAATCTTTCTTTTCAATTTCGATTACAATACTTAATGGATGCATATTTAAAAGTGTGAACTTTATTGATCGTTTTTTTTTATTTTTTTTAAAAAAAGTTTAAGGAAATTATCCTAGCATCAAAATACAACCAAACAATCTACTCATTACCAATTGTTTAATTATTTTATTGTATAAACGATATTTTTTACAGGAAAAGGAGAGCAAGACGTTTTTATATCCTGAACCAAATAAATATCTCCTTTTTGTGCGGCTGAAATTATTTTTTTTGCAGTTTCATCAAACAATCCATTTTTATCCTTATTGTGATGAACGGTTCTTTTCCCTTCTCCATCTATGCGAATTAGCGTAAAGCTTTCTGCCAAACAAAGTGCAGGAACTTGTTGTCGATGATGTAAAACAACGGCATTTTGAGTGCTAAAATCTTTGGCATTAAACACTAGATTATGAATCTTTACTGCCGTTCTATATTTCCAAATATATGCTTCAGGGGCAGGAATGGCTACAACGTCAAATACCTTAGTAATCATTTTACCAGAAAATGTATCTTTTGCCACTATTTCAACAACAAAGCCAGGACGTTGCTCATAAAAATTATACATCCCTTTGCTAACATCAGCAGGAGTAAGACGACCATTGCTAGAAAAAACATGTAAATGTTCGGTACTTTCTCCTTCTACATGTATTTTTATACTATTGGGCAACCCTGCATATAATTCCTTATTGGCACGCCCACCTTGAATAACAACTGGCTGCGCTTTTTGCTCCTCCATGTTATTTTCATAAAACGGTTCCTCTTCGACATAAAAAGGCTCTTCTACAGCCTCTTCTTCATGCATCTGATGCGGAATAGCACAACCTATTAACAACAAAAAGAACCCACCAACAGCAAACAAAATTTTAGCATTCATACTTTTCTACCTTATTTTATTTCTTTTTAATACTTAACTACTTATTAACCTTTTGTTAAGAAGAATAACGCAATCTGTTCCTTAAATTTACAAGAGGTCAACAAAAAATCCAATTATCCTCATTCCCTAAATTGGATTAAAACAAAACAGATTCATTTCTTAACAAAAGTGGTCAAACCCAATTACCGCTAATAATTCTGTTCAACCACTTGTAAAAACTATACTTAATATGAAAACTTTATTTAATCGGAAATCTTGGCTTTTCACGCTGAGCATAGCTTTTGCTGCTTCTAGTGTATCCTCTCCTATTTTTGCACAGGATCATAACAAACTGGAAACAGATGCTAAAGTTACAATCATTAGAACAACTTCTAATGAAAAAGAAGATTTTTTTAGAGGAACTACAACTTCTAATGGTGACAAAATATATACCTATAATTCTATCTTAAAGAAAAAAAGTTGTGACAACAAGCCCAAGTTAGGAGTTTTGCTAAAAGGGAACGAAGAAGGAACTGTTGTCTTAAAAACATTTCCAAATTCGGCTGCCGCAGAAGCTGGATTGCAAGAAGGGGATAAAATCCTAATGATTAATGGAAAAAAATCTCTATCAATCCCTGGTCTTATTGCTATTGTCGATGCGCATAAAATTGGAGACAAAGTAACCATTAAATATGAACGTAATGGAGTGACACAAACTCGTACTGCTACCTTTAAAGGAGCTGCTCAAAATCATTATTTAAATTATAGAACAAAATATTCCAATTACAAGACCAAGAGACAGTCGTTTGATTTAACACAAAACGCTTGCGAAAAATTAAATGAATTGTATGCTAAACCATTTTTAGGGGTTTATTTGAGTACCTCTCATCAAGAAGATGGAACTGGCGCTAAATTAACTTCTATTATTGAAGGTACTGGAGCCGCAAAAGCACTCCTAAAAGCCTCTGATAAAATTGTAAAATTAAATCAGCAGCAGATCCACAGTACCGAAGAAGCAATTGCTTTTATTCAAAGTAAAAAACCTGGTGATAAAATTCGAATCAGACTCCTTAGAGAAAATCAACCCATAACCATTCGAGCTACGTTGGGATCATGGGCAGACAACCCTAATGTGGCTTGGAAGATAGCTACTTTGGAAGAAAATTGCGTCCCCCATACCCCAGAAACAGTTGTTCAAGAAAAAAAGAAGACAAAAAAGAACAACCGCCAATTTGCACAACAATCAAGTATGGAGGTCTTCCCGAATCCAACGGCTGATTTTGTCAACATCAAATTTAAAGGGCAAAAAGCTCCATTAACGATTCATGTGATAAGTTTGGACGGAAAAGAAATGTACACCCAAACCATCCAAAATTTTGAAGGAAATTACAACGATCAATTGGACGTTTCAAAATACCCTTCAGGTATATACATTATTCATTTAACACAAAATGAGGAACAAATTACACAGCAAATTATTGTAGAATAAATCTTAATTAACCAACGATGCAGAATTGACCTCTGCTTAGTTGGTTAATTATTTCAATGTTATTTAGGCTATTTTTGCAATTCTTGTAAAAATAGCCTTTTCTACGTTTAAGTAATGGGGCAAAATTATTTATAGAATTTGCAGTAAAAGATTTTTGATATTAACAAGGCGAACAACATAGTCATAGCCTTAGCTATGGCGAGTATTTTCAACACAGTTAAGATTAAAAAGATTGCTCGAAAACTATCAATAATTTAGATTCATTACTTAGAAGATTAAATTCAAAGTTATTGCATAGCCCTAACAAAACCTGTATATTGGGTCCCTATCCTAGCATTAAAAACTTATCCAATCTTGCATCTTTTACAACAACGTCTACCTGTTCTAAAAAAAATTAATTCTATTTCCATATTAGTTGGAGTGCTAAGTTTGATTTTGATTGGACAGTATTTATTCTGTCATGGTATGTTTGTAGATGGTCTTGTGTACGGTACACTTGCCAGAAATTACGCCTTGGCAGGAGAAGGCTGGTGGGATTTTTGGGTATATCTAGGCGATCCATTCCATAGTCATCCACCTTTAGCATTTTGGTTGCAATCTCTTTTATTCAGTGTCTTTGGCGATTTCTTTTGGATTGATCGACTCTATTCCATTTTCTGCTTAATTGTGAGTCTCTCCTTAATCAAGAAATTATGGCAACACTTAGTTCCTAGTTTTCCTCAAGGAGCCTATTGGGTGCAACTGCTCTACTTGATACTGCCTTTAGTGCACTGGGGTTTCAACAACAATGTATTAGAAAACACAAGCAATTGTTTTATCTTGATGAGTATTTGGATGTACCTTTTAGCGCAAGATCATAAACAATACCGATATAGCATAGTAGCAGGATTGGCCGTATTTGCAGCCACTTTGACCAAAGGGCCAACTGGTTTATTTCCTCTAATATTTCCTTTATTGTATTATAAACATCCTTTTAAACAAATCTGTTGGAACACAGCAATTCCGATTTTAGTTCTCGTTTTAAGTTGGGGAATGCTAATCGGTAGTTCCACTGAGGCCGCTCTTTTTTTTAGCGACTATTTAGATATACAATTGGTCAAAAGTTTATCAGGCGAGTATGGGACGGTTAATCGTTTTTTGATTCTAGAAAAACTACTACTACAATTGGTGGTATTGATTCCCGTAGGAATTGGTTTACGCATTTTTTTTAAGCAAAAATCGCAGCATCAAGCTATTCAGCAACAAGGATGGGTCTTTTTATTTTTGGGGCTATCGGGCTCCCTCCCTATTATGATTAGTCCCAAACAAATGAGTTTTTACCTTTTGCCCTCTTTAATTTATTTTGTTGTTTCTTTTGCTTGTTTTCATCTAAAACAGCTTGAGGCACTTGATCAAATCGTTCAGAAACAAAAAATAATTCGTTGGGTAGGAAGTTTTGCAATTATCTGTTTACTAGGAATTACCATTAGCTCTTATGGCAGTTTTTCTCGTGACAAGGAAATTTTACACGACACCTTTATACTAGGACAATTGGTTTCGCCAAACAGTTTTGTAAAGGCATCCGATCCCATAAAAAAAGATTGGGCGCTTCATGCTTATTCGGCTCGTTATTTTCAAATAAACATTCACTTTTCCCCCAAAAGAAGCCCCTTTCAAATTACTACAAAAGGCGAACTCATTCCTAAAGGCTACCTTTTGGTTCCTCAGAAGACGATACGCTATAACTTTTATAAAAAGAAATAATCCTTGCACAACACATGTTATGCTCGAATAGTAGAAATGTGAACAATTTTTTTGCTAACCCGATTGGTTCCATTGGTTACAGTGACATAATAAACACCAGAAGGAAGACCAGGCATATTAAAATAGTACTTTTTAGTTTGTGTAATATGCGTTGGGATTTCATAAATTAATTTCCCTGTACTATCGTACAACTGCATCTGAACTTCCTGCTCCTCTGACAAATCAACATCAATAGTAACCTTTTCCTTCAAAGGATTCGGATAAATTCCTATTGCATCTTCAAAATCACGTTTTCGTTCAAAATCTCCATCTACCTCTATCACCAAAGACTGGATGCAAACCATCTGCATATTGGCACGATTGCTCGTACTGCCTGTAAAGCCAAAATAAACCGATTTTGAGCCACCAAAAATATCATTCAGAATATCTTCGGTATAGGTAATTCTCAGCTCTCCATCAAAATAAATACACAATTCCTGCTTGGAAGGCAACCATGTAATCCTGACATCGTGATATTCACAATCTCTAACATCCTTTCCGTAACTTTTAGCCCGTATAGGTTCAATTAATGGTTTGCTCAAATTTCCATCTTTTACCAAGGTCAGATGAGGTTGGTACAAATCTTTGTGGCTTCGATTAAAACGAGTATCAATCTCCAACGCTAAAGAGGGGCTAATCCCCTCACAGTTCGTTGTTTTTCCAAATCCCATTACAGCACCTTGACAACCTAAGGCATCATACATAGCAGAATCTTTATGCATCACAAAAGCCATTCCTTCGCCAGCATATTTAGAGCAACCTAAGTTGACGGCAAACCTAAAATCAATAGCATTGGTCAATTCAATAGGAAACTCACACCAAAGGCTGCCTACATCATTAGAAGCCTGATGAGAAGTTAGACGGTAACAATTCTCAGACATCACAATGGTAGAACCATTTAGTGTAAACGAAGGTTGTGCAATAAGTATAGTGATCTGACTAGACAAAATAAGACATGCAGTTATCAGACAC from Aureispira anguillae encodes:
- a CDS encoding PDZ domain-containing protein, with the protein product MKTLFNRKSWLFTLSIAFAASSVSSPIFAQDHNKLETDAKVTIIRTTSNEKEDFFRGTTTSNGDKIYTYNSILKKKSCDNKPKLGVLLKGNEEGTVVLKTFPNSAAAEAGLQEGDKILMINGKKSLSIPGLIAIVDAHKIGDKVTIKYERNGVTQTRTATFKGAAQNHYLNYRTKYSNYKTKRQSFDLTQNACEKLNELYAKPFLGVYLSTSHQEDGTGAKLTSIIEGTGAAKALLKASDKIVKLNQQQIHSTEEAIAFIQSKKPGDKIRIRLLRENQPITIRATLGSWADNPNVAWKIATLEENCVPHTPETVVQEKKKTKKNNRQFAQQSSMEVFPNPTADFVNIKFKGQKAPLTIHVISLDGKEMYTQTIQNFEGNYNDQLDVSKYPSGIYIIHLTQNEEQITQQIIVE
- a CDS encoding ArnT family glycosyltransferase encodes the protein MHLLQQRLPVLKKINSISILVGVLSLILIGQYLFCHGMFVDGLVYGTLARNYALAGEGWWDFWVYLGDPFHSHPPLAFWLQSLLFSVFGDFFWIDRLYSIFCLIVSLSLIKKLWQHLVPSFPQGAYWVQLLYLILPLVHWGFNNNVLENTSNCFILMSIWMYLLAQDHKQYRYSIVAGLAVFAATLTKGPTGLFPLIFPLLYYKHPFKQICWNTAIPILVLVLSWGMLIGSSTEAALFFSDYLDIQLVKSLSGEYGTVNRFLILEKLLLQLVVLIPVGIGLRIFFKQKSQHQAIQQQGWVFLFLGLSGSLPIMISPKQMSFYLLPSLIYFVVSFACFHLKQLEALDQIVQKQKIIRWVGSFAIICLLGITISSYGSFSRDKEILHDTFILGQLVSPNSFVKASDPIKKDWALHAYSARYFQINIHFSPKRSPFQITTKGELIPKGYLLVPQKTIRYNFYKKK
- a CDS encoding lectin-like domain-containing protein; the encoded protein is MKTGSKCLITACLILSSQITILIAQPSFTLNGSTIVMSENCYRLTSHQASNDVGSLWCEFPIELTNAIDFRFAVNLGCSKYAGEGMAFVMHKDSAMYDALGCQGAVMGFGKTTNCEGISPSLALEIDTRFNRSHKDLYQPHLTLVKDGNLSKPLIEPIRAKSYGKDVRDCEYHDVRITWLPSKQELCIYFDGELRITYTEDILNDIFGGSKSVYFGFTGSTSNRANMQMVCIQSLVIEVDGDFERKRDFEDAIGIYPNPLKEKVTIDVDLSEEQEVQMQLYDSTGKLIYEIPTHITQTKKYYFNMPGLPSGVYYVTVTNGTNRVSKKIVHISTIRA